The genomic window CGCACGCGAGGGGGGAACTGCGACTCTACGGCGGGTACAAGGGCGAACAGGCGATCGGCCTCGCGCCGGTGTTCGTTCGCGAGCAGGCGTTCGGCACGGCCGCGTTGTCGCCGCCGCCCGGGTTCGGGATCCCCCGGCTCGGGCCGCTCGTCATGCCGACCAGCCCCAAACAGCGCAAGCGCGAACGCGTCAACGGCCGGTTCGCCGAGGGGCTACTGGAGGAGTTCGATGTCGACGCGTCGACGACGCTGTTCCGGATGGTGTGTCCGACCAGCTACGCGGACCCGCGTCCGTTCGGGTGGTCGTCGCTGTCGGTCGAGCCGACGTTCACCTACCACCTCCCGGTCGACGAGGACACCGACGCGATACTGAAGTCCTTCTCGAAGAGCCTCCGGCGGGAGATCCGCGACGCCGAGGACGTAGACTGCTCGTTCGAGGTCGGCGACCGCGAGGACGTGCGTCGGATCTACGAGCAGGCGCGCGACCGCTACACCGAGCAGGACCGCGGCTTCACGATGACGTGGCCCTACGTGCGCGACCTCACCGACGCGCTCTCGGCGGTCGACCGCTGTCGCCCGTACGTCGTCCGCGACGCCGACGGCGACTTCGTCAGCGGGATACTCGTGTTGTACTCAAACGACGCCGCGTACTTCTGGCTCGGCGGCGCGGTCGCGACGTTGGAGGGGACGACGGTCAACAGCGCGCTCCACTGGCGGATCGTCCGCGACATCGCCGCCGATGAACCCCTCGGATCGGTCGATACGTACGACCTGATGGGCGCCAACACCGAGCGACTCTGCCGGTACAAGAGCAAGTTCGGCGCCGACCTCGTGCCGTACTACACGGTCGAGTCCGAGGGCGCGGGAATGCGCGCTGCCAAGACAGCCTACCGGCTCATGAGCAGGTGACCTGATGCGGGTGCTCAACCTGGTCACCAACGAACGCGCGCGCTTCTTTCGAAAACAACGGGCCACGCTCACGGATCTGGGCGTGGAGGAGACCACGCTGACCGTCCCCGGCGACCACTCCTACGACAACGGCTCGACGAACGAGCGGTCCGCGGTCGACTACCTCAGGTTTCTCCCGCAGGTCGTGCGTCGCTCGTTCGGGGAGTTCGATCTCGTTCACGCGAACTACGGGCTGACGGCGCCGCACGCGCTCGCGCAGCTTCGACTCCCGGTGGTGCTGTCGCTGTGGGGGACCGATCTGATGGGCAGGTACGGCCCGATCACGAAGGCGTGCGCCCGTCGCGCGGACGAGGTCGTCGTGATGTCCGACCGAATGGCCGCGGCGCTCGATCGCCCGTGTCACGTCATCCCACACGGCGTCGACCTCGACCTGTTCGAGCCGATGCCGACAGACGATGCCCGCGCCGAGCTGGGATGGGACGCCGACGCCGACCACGTGCTGTTTCCGTACCCGCCCGCACGCGGGGTGAAGGACTACCCGCGCGCCGAGCGCGTCGTCGACCGCGTCCGCGACCGCCTCGAGGGGGAGGTCGCCTTCCACACCGTCACCGGCGAGCCGCACGAGCGGATGCCCGTGTACATGAACGCGGCGGACGTGCTGCTGCTCACCTCTCGCCACGAGGGCTCGCCGAACGCCGTGAAGGAGGCGCTGGCGTGCAACCTCCCGGTCGTCTCCACCGACGTGGGTGACGTGCCCGAGCGCCTCGACGGCGTCGCCCACTCGCGAGTCGCCCGCAGCGACGCGCAACTCGTCGACGGCGTCGTCGCGGCGCTCCGCGCCGGCGAACGCTCGGACGGTCGGGCGGCCGCCGAGGAGGTGTCGGCCGAGGAGACCGGCGCTCGACTGTTGGCCGTCTACGAGGAGGTGCTCTCGTGACCGCTCGCCTTCGAGTCCGTGTTCGCGCCCACCCCCACGTCGAACAGTACCCACTTCATAACTATTCACGGAGGCGCCAGACCTCCGCTACTCGGTGATGTCTGTAATGTCCGCATCGAAACGCCGCTTGGCCGGATTCGGGCTTGCGATCGGGTACGCGGGGCTGCTCGGCGCCGTGGTGGCGGCACACAACGCGCCAGCCACCGCCTACGAGCTGTCGCTGTACGCCGAAACGCCTGTGGCAGTTTGGGTCGGCTTTGGCGTTGCCGCCGTGGCCGGGCTGTTCATCGCGCTGTCGACACGGCCCGAGAGCCGGATCCACCACGCGAGCCTCGGACTCATCGGTCTGTCAGCTCTCACGCTCACCGCGATGCCGATCCTTCGTGGCTACCGCTTCTACGGCGCCGGCGACTCGCTCACGCATCTCGGCTGGGCTCGCGAGATCGCTGCCGGTTCCCTCCCGGCGACGGACCTCCTGTATCCAGGAATCCACACGTTCTCGGTCGCCATTACCATGCTGACCGGCGTTCCGCTCTCCCGGGCGATGCTCTACGTGACGCTCGTCGCCTTCCCGCTGGTCTTCCTCGTCACTGTCCCGCTGATCGTGAAGCTGGTCGCCGATACACCGTGGGCGTACAGCTTCGGACTCGTCACTGCGGCGATGTTCGTCCCCATAAACAACATCAGCGTCCACCCGGTCGCCCACCCCACGAGCCAGGCGATCCTGTTGGTCCCGTTGTGGATTCTGGTCACGCTTGCATACACGTACAGGCTCGATACCGACTCCGTCGTGTCCCCGGTGGGCGAGGACACCTCGTCCTCGACGGGCGCGATCACGGACGGTGGCTGGCGGAGCGGCCCGACGGCGACCGGCGTCGTGATGGTGGTGGTTTCCGGGGCACTCGTGTTGTACCACCCTCAGCAGGCGCTCAACGTCGCGATGGTGCTGGCAGCGATCGCCGTGGTGCAATTGGTCCTCAGTTGGCTTCGCCCCGGCTCGGCATTTACCGGCCACCGCTGGCTCGGCGTCCAGGCCGTGATCGTCACTGTGTTGTTCCTCCTGTGGGTGCCACGGTTCGAGCGCGCGGTCGGAACGATACGTTTCACGCTCGGCAGTTTCTTCACCGGCCAGACGGCCGCTGGGACTGTGGTCGCGGCGAAGTCCACCTCCCTGACCGCGTTGGGCGGCAGCCTGCTTACGCTGTCGACGAGGCTGTTCCTTGCCGGGGCAGTCCTCTCGCTGATCGCCGCTTTGCTCGTGTTCGCTGTGCTCCTCGGGCGAGTTGAGCGGAGCCTCACCGACACCTCGGTGCGGTATCTGACGGTGGCGCTGGTTCCGCCGTTCTTGGTGTTCCTGCTCGTATTCGCGATCGGGGCCGGCGACATGTACTTGCGGTATCAGGGGTTCATCATGGTGTTTATCACCGTGTTAGGTGCCACCGGGATCTCCCTCGCTGTCGACCGCCTCGACGCGTCGGTCAAACCGGGTACCGGACGGGCACTCGCGCTCGTGTTGCTACTGATACTGTCTCCCGTCGCTGTGATGGGGTACCATACGTCACCGTACATGTATCAGCCGACTTCCCACGTCACCGAGAGTCAACTCGACGGGTACTCGGCCTCGTTCGAGCACCGAGGTGAGGGGATCGAGTTCACGGGATTGCGTGGCGGGCCTGAACGGTACGTCGACTACTACTACGGGTCCCAGCGCGCCCGCACGACGCTGAATTTCCCCGGGTACAGCGACAGAATTACGCCAGACGTGTTCAACGGGGGGGCGTACAGGTCGACATACGACGAGCCGCGGTACCTCGGCATCACCCAGTCGGAATATGAGCGCGAGGTCGTCCTCTACGATGAACTCCGCTACTCACAGCGGGGGTTCGAACAGTTGGAGACGACACCGACGGTCAACCGCATACGGACGAACTCCGGGTTCTCCTTGTACTACATCTTGTCCGACTCGGCCGAACCTCCGTCCGACGATGGAGGCACGGACTGAATGGATTTAGCGAAACGACTGAGCCGTGGGATCCAAGCGATCTTCGCGGCCAACCTGGTCACGATGCTGGCGAAAGCTGGCCTCCTCCTGCTGTTGACGCGTGTGCTGTTGACTCCCGAGCAGTACGGCGAGTTGAACTTCGCGCTGTCGGTGCTCGGCGGCCTCGCGATCCTCGCGACGCTGGGGCTCCCGAAGTCGGCGGCCCGATACGTCACGGAGTTCGCCGAGCAGCGACCGGGGATGGTGCCGCACGTCATCGTCAGGTCGCTCGGGTTCCTCCTGTTCTTCACACTGCTCATCGCTGGGGGAACTGCCCTCTTCGGCGATGAAGTCGCCACGCGGTTCGGAGTCCCCTCACTCGTGCCGGTGCTCGGGGTCGGCGCGCTGTTCATCGCCGCCACCGCGTTGTCGGCGTACACTCGGCAGCTGTTCCAGGCGTTCAACAGCGTTGAGTGGAGCGGCGTCGTCGGAGTTATCTCAGGCGTCTCCCGGCTACTGTTCGTCGCGCTGTTCGTCTGGCTAGGGTACGGCGTGGCAGGCGCGCTGTTCGGCTACGTCGCAGGGTTGGCGTTAGGGGTTCTCATCGGAGGCGTCGTCCTCTACCGGCGCTTCTACTCGACGTACGAACCCGACGTCGACCCGGACGCGTCCGTCTCCCGTCGGATCCTAGAGTACAGCGTGCCGCTCACGGCGACCCGGAGCGCGAACGTCATCGACAAGAAGGTCGACACCGTGCTCGTCGGCGTCCTCGTTGACATGACCGCCGTCGGATTCTATACGATCGGGAAGGCCGTCTCCGACTTCGTGTCGATGCCGGCGTCCTCGCTCGGGTACACGATCTCGCCGGCCCTGAGCGAACAACGGTCTAAAGGGAGTGAGGCCAGGGCTGCACGGATCTACCAGACCACGCTCCGATACGTCCTCCTGGCGTACATCCCCGCCGTTGCTGGCTTGATCCTCGTGGCCGAACCGATGGTCCGATACGTATTCGGCTCCGGATACGACGGCGCCTCCCCGGTCGTCCAAGTCTTCGGCCTGTTCATCCTCGTCAACGCGATCAACAAGGTGACCAGCGACGGACTGGACTACCTCGGGCGAGCACGCTCTCGGGCGATCGTGAAGACGGTCATGGCACTTGCCAACGTCGTGCTCAATCTGGTCCTCATCCCACTCATGGGCGTCGTCGGCGCTGCGGTCGCCACCGTGATCACGTTCAGTTTCTACACGTTCGCCAACGTTTACATCATCCATCAGGAACTCCCGCTGAACCCCCGCGATCTCGTCGGCGTCTTCGGGGCCGCGGTGGCGGTCACCCTCGTCATGTCCATCGTCGTCTGGCTGACGCTCCCCTACGTGTCCGGGGTCCCGACGCTGATCGGGGCCGTCGTACTCGGGGCGGCGACGTGGGCCGTGCTATCTATCGCCGGTGGCCTGCTCGACCCGAACGAGGTCACCCGGCTGATCGGTTGACATCCTCCCCGCGCTAATGCCCGAGGATTCCCGACCGCCGTTGGGATACTAACCGCGGTCAGCGACGAGTTTGCCTCCGGGTTGTTTGCCGCTCTATAACAAACCCGGCCGCTGGGTACCCACAACCCATGGATACTGTCAACGGCAGGGAGACGGAGACGGCGGCGATCGACGCCGACATCACCGGACGCACGGTGCTGGTCACCGGGGGTGCCGGGTTCGTGGGAAGCCATCTCGCACGAGCGCTCGTCCGCGACAACGAGGTCCGCGTACTCGACGACTGTTCGACCGGCCAGCCGGACAACGTTCCGGGGGATGCGACGCTGTATGAGGGCGATCTCCTCGACGAGGGGCTGTTGCAGGACGCGATCGACGGCGTCGACCTCGTGTTCCACGAGGCCGGGCTGGTCAGCGTCCCGAAGTCGGTCGAGTGCCCGGTTGAGAGCAATCGGGTGAACGTCGCCGGCACGCTCGCGGTCCTCGAAGCCGCACGCTCCGTCGACGCGCGGGTCGTACTCGCCTCCAGCGTCGCCATCTACGGCGACCCGGAGACGGTCCCGGTCGACGAGTCGCACCCGACCCGTCCGACCTCCCCGTATGCGACCGACAAGCTCGCGATCGACCACTACGCACGCGTATATCACGAACGATACGGACTGGAGACGGTTTCGCTCCGGTACTTCAACGTGTACGGGCCCGGCCAGTCGACGGGCAGCTATGCGGGCGTCGTGAGCACGTTCCTCGAACAGGTGCGCTCGGGCCAGCCGATCACCGTCGAGGGTGACGGCTCCCAGACGCGTGATTTCGTCCACGTCGCCGACGTGGTCCGGGCGAACCTCGCGGCCGCAACGACCGAACACGTCGGCGAGGCGTTCAACATCGGCACCGGCGACAGCGTCACGATCCGAGAACTCGCGGAGCTGATCGCCGACGTGGCCGGCGCCACTGCAGGGATCACCCACGTCCACCCTCGACCGGGCGACGTGGAACGTAGCCGTGCGGACATCTCGAAGGCGCGTCGACTGCTCGGCTTCGAGCCGAGCGTCGACCTTCACACCGGGATCGCCGAGTTAGCCAGCCGACAGTGTCTCGAGCGATAACGGGTCGTCGGCTCTCGCTCACATCGTTACGTGACGCTGTCGAACCGAAGATAGCTGATATCCGGGTGATCGTCGTACGCGTGAGTCCACGCTTCGCCGCGGACGTACGCGTCACGTACACGTTGCCAGTCCGCGTGGCGCTTGAGGACCCGAACCGGAACCGCCCCCGTGTCGAGTAGTTTGAGGATCGACAGTCGATTGCGGCCGTCCGCGAACAGGATCTCGCCGTCGTCGGCGATGTGGACGGCGATCTCGTCTTTCATGCGCTCGGTGAGCAGTCGAGACTCCCTGCCGAGGTCGATGGGGTCAGATTCCTCCTCGAGTAACTCCGCTTGCGTTCGATACCCGTCGGTTTCGATGCGCTCGTACAGCTTGTCGACTCCCGCACATCGTTCGCGGAAGTCCGCCTCGCTGTGGCAATTCCACAACACCGATCCGGCTTCGATCTCGTCGACGACGCGCCGGTAGAACGACGTATCTGCCCAGTCGACCCCGTCGCGGAAGTGCGCACGATAGGCTTGGTACACATCGAGGTCGGTGAACTTGCACTGAGGGGTAGCCCAGTCGCCGTCCTCGACGACCGCTGCTTGGACGTACTTCGACCGGTTGAATTGCCTGACGGAGGTGATCGACGCCGGGTCGACGTCGATCAGCCGGTACGGCTCGGGCGGTGCAGCATACCGGACGGAGTTAGCGACCGTCCGAAGTCGGACGACCGCCCTCGCGTAGCGATCTCTCGCGATCAACAGTGGCAGTTGCAGCGACCAAACGCGTCGAAACAGCGCGGTACCGACTGATCGAACCACCTCACCCACTGAACTCCCGGATAACACGTCTAACACACCGCTCGGGTCCGTCCCCGTCGCTTGACTGGCGGCCAGATCCCCCTCGCTTGCTCCGTTCCCATCTCTCGCCGCGCCCCGTCTTCGTCTGTCCTCCGAGAATTCCAGTCGGGCCTCGTCTTCACTCGAACTTCCCCGCCGTGGCTGTGTCTCGTCGTTATCCACTGTCCTCGACGTCGACCCAGATGTACAGGTGTTTGTCCGCGGTGGTTCGTGACGGGAACTCCGGCGCCGCTCCCTCGTACACGAACACGCTCAGCCGGAGGTCGCTACCGAGCATCGACGGCACCAACGACAGCGTTCGGGTCGCCGTCTCGTCGTCCGCGAGGCTCACGTTCCCCCGTTCGAGAGCGTCCCGCTCGAGCACCGTCACCTCGGTGCTGTCCGCCGACAAAGACACGCGATCCAAGACGACGACGTACTCGTACGCCGTTGTGCGACCGAGGTCGTTCTCGATCGACAACACCAGCTCGAGCGGTTCGTCGTTCGCGACGGCGTCGGGATATCCCGCGGCGACCGGCCCGTCTTCGCTCGGTGTCAACAGCGCGACCTCGGTGTAAGACTCTCCGTCCGGAGGGGCGGCGAGTCCCACCGACATCCCTGCCAGCGCGAGTACCACCAGCACGCCGAGCACGACGGCCCCAGTCTTGTCGACTCGCGTTGCTCGGCGTGACCCGGCGAACGTCCGAAATTCACGCAGCCACCGGTCGACCGGGAGCCCGTAGCGGTTCTCCTCCGGAAGTGCGAGCCGCCGAGCCGCGCCGAGCGCCGACGCCAGAACGACGAACCCCACCAGCGTCACGGAGACAGTCGTTCGTGTCGGTTGGTACCCGAGCGCAGCCAGCAGAACCACGAGAAGGGGGAGAACGGCGACACTGATTCCAACGGATAGCGAGGCTCGTTCGAACCACCCGATCGTTACGCCACCGATCGGCGGGGCGGACACGGCGTCTCCGGCCGAGTTAGCCGATCCCGGAGCCAAGGCGGACAGCAGCGCATACCCCGGAAGAAACAACACGAGAGGTCCGGCCAGGACGACCATTGCGGGCCCCCGTATCGACCCCGTAAGGGCGACGGCACCGACGAGAACGGCGTAGATGGCGCTGAGAACCACGTCGACCGGGGTCCGATTGAGGTCGCCCTTCCCGCCGCGCCGGCCACCACCGCTGTCACTCATCTCTCCACACCTCGCCGAACGTGACCCGTAACAGATGGATCGATCCCATGGAGTCGGTTTGTTCCGTTCCGTGGATTGTTATGTAGACGTTAGTCGCGAGACGTGACGCTGTCTCGTGTGTTCCGAGGACACGACCGAGACGCATCCCGTGGCCTCGCGTTGGGTGCCTTCGTCGGTAGCCTCTTTCAGCAGTAGGTAACACGTATCACTCCTCGTCTGAGTCGGTAGTCCACTCCCGGATCCATCTGGCCCCGGGAGCGCCATCTCGGATCCACAGTGTCGCGGTTCCGAGTAGGAAAACGAGATCCAGTACCAGATACGTCGCTCCCGCAGGCGTCGTGAGGTATCCGAGATATGCAGCGAACAGCTCGGCCACGTACGTGAACGGGGCCGGTGTGGGGTCGTTCACAGCGGGCACCAGCGGCCACAGTAGGAACTCGACGCTAAGAGTGTCCTTGACCAGCAGTGGATACGCCATGTCGCCGAGGAGGTGTGAGACGTAACCGATGGCGACCGCGGGGGTGAAACCGACCGCGCCGACGCGCCGTTGGACAGCGCCAGTAATCGCGACCACGCCCACGGCCGTGAATGCCGAGTGACCGAGCGACCGGCCGGACGGGAAGACGGCGAGCCACCACGACAGCGGCTTGTCGATCATGTCGGGCGCCACCGCGGCGGCGACGACGGCGAGCGCCGCCGCGTCCGACGGGCGCCTTCCGCGGGCCCGTGCGTACACGGCGTACGCGAGGTACGCGACGGCGACGTGATCCCACGGCCACATCGGCTACCGACACCCGGGACGCGGCCGATCCGTCCGGGTGTCGCGGGCGTTCCCCCCGCTCAGATCGCCCCCCGCGCTCCTTGAGTCGCCGCCCACTCCTCTCGCACCGTTGCTCGATCCACTACCGTCGCCGTTCGACACCGGTCCGTCGCCGATCCCGACGTGCCCCCGAGTCATCGATCGCCACCGTGGAGACGCGGTTCGTCCTTTGTTACGACCCGGATACCCACCGAAGACCCCGCGTTCGACGGTCTCGTGGCATTCCCCCGGTCCCGGCCGTCGTCTCCCCGTAACGGAAGCCTGCCGCTTACAATGGACCTCTACCGCCTGGGTACGCCGTAGCTATGAGACCAGACTGGCGGAGCGATATCCGACGGGGCGGCATCGTCGCGCTCGTCGCCGTGATGGTGGTCGCGATGGCCGCCCCGGCGACGAGCGCGGCGACCGCGTCGGCGGCGGACAGCCTCGGTCCCGGCCCGACCACGTACATCGACGGCTGCACGACCCTCGATGACGCCGGCACGTACGTCCTCGACCGCGACGTGCGGTCGACCGACGGGGACTGCTTCACGGTGACGGCCGACGACGTACGGTTGTTGGGTGCGGGTCACGCGGTGATCGGCGAGAACGCAACCGGGTCGGCGATCGTCGTCGACGGCGCGACCGGCGTCCACGTCGAGGGCTTCGACGCGGTCGACTGGTGGCGCGGCGTCACGGTCGTCGACGCCGCGGACGTGACCGTCGAGGACGTGGCCGTCGAGAACGCGAGCGCCGACGGCGTCCGAGTCCGCGACTCCGCGGGCGTCACCGTCGTCAACGGGAGCGTCGTCGCGTCCGGCGGCCACGGGATCGCCGTGCTCGAAAGCGAGACCACGACCGTCGAGCGGATGCGCATCGTGAACAACACCGGCGACGGCGTGTCGGTTCGGCGCTCGGAGACGACGACGGTCCGCGCGAGCGCCATCGTGAACAACGGCGGGATGGGCGTCGCCGTCGCGGACGACTCCGACCCGATCGAGCGCACTCCGGACGTTCCCTCCTGGCTGCTGCCGCTCCTCGGCGGCGGCGGGTACGACGGCCTCGGCGGCCTGTTCGCCCCGACGGATGCGGCCCCCGATCGAGCGTCGGTCGTCGTCGCGGAGAACCGGATCGCGGCCAACCGCTACGAGGGGGTGTTCGTCCGTGGACAGAACGGGAGCCGGATCTCGGGTAACGTCGTCTCCGGCGCGACCGACGGGATCAGCCTCGTCAACGCCTCCGACGGGACCGTCGTCGGGAACAACGTCTCCGGCAGCACCGACGACGGCATCGCGCTCGCGTCCACGGGCGCGACGACCGTCGCGGAGAACCGCCTCGTCGACAACGCCAACGACGGCGTCTACGTGTTCGGGTCCGGGAACGTCCTGACGAACAACACGCTCGCCGGCAACGGCGACGACGGCCTCGACCTCGACAGCGGCGTCGACAACAGGGTGATCTCGAACGTCGCGCACGACAACGTCGACGACGGCGTCTTCCTCCGCGAGGCGGACAGCAACGTCGTCGCGCGCAACGTCCTCCGGGACAACGGCGACGACGGCTTCGACATCCGGGGTTCGACCGATAACGACGTCCACAACAACACCGTGTGTCGCAACGCCAACCGCGACATGCAGGTCCGCCTGGGTGTCGAGGGCAACGACGTACGCGACAACTCCTGCTGACGCTTCCGGCCCTCCACTCGCGATTCCGATTTTCGGCTATGTTCCGTCGAGGAGAGAGTCCCGCCGTTAACGGCGGGAGTGAATCCGACAACTCCGACACGAACTACCGTCGATGGAAGGCAGGATATTCAACGGACGGCGTTCAGATACGGGTGACGAGGTGGACGGAGCGAACGTTGGGTGGTCGATGCTCGAAATCGCCCGCCTCATCGGAGGGCGACTCCCTCGAGGTAGAGTTTCCCGAGCGGGAGGCGACACCCGAGTCCGCGATGACGCTCGGTATCCGACTCCGTCTGCCTGGGCGCTCACGTTCGGATACCGTCTCGATTCTCGATATATTGGGCGCCGATCGGTGCCGTTCAACAGTCTCGATCGAGTGCAACAGGCAGATCCACGGCAGATCGATGGGCCCGACCCGGATCACGTCGCGGTAGACGACCCCGTGAACCAGCTGAACGACGAGCGATTCTGGCTGTACGCAGCGGTTGATCCCGACACGAACCGTTTGCTCCACGTCGGGCTTGCTCCGACGAGAACGCGAGCGCTCACCGAGGTGGACCGTTCTGAACCCCGCGAGAACCATCCTGTCGATGATGCGGTCGTTCTCGTCGATTCTGCAGCGTGGCTGCA from Halobaculum magnesiiphilum includes these protein-coding regions:
- a CDS encoding GNAT family N-acetyltransferase, with product MDIRRLSLAEWDEALPNEGFEVFHTPEALETLDAHARGELRLYGGYKGEQAIGLAPVFVREQAFGTAALSPPPGFGIPRLGPLVMPTSPKQRKRERVNGRFAEGLLEEFDVDASTTLFRMVCPTSYADPRPFGWSSLSVEPTFTYHLPVDEDTDAILKSFSKSLRREIRDAEDVDCSFEVGDREDVRRIYEQARDRYTEQDRGFTMTWPYVRDLTDALSAVDRCRPYVVRDADGDFVSGILVLYSNDAAYFWLGGAVATLEGTTVNSALHWRIVRDIAADEPLGSVDTYDLMGANTERLCRYKSKFGADLVPYYTVESEGAGMRAAKTAYRLMSR
- a CDS encoding glycosyltransferase, giving the protein MRVLNLVTNERARFFRKQRATLTDLGVEETTLTVPGDHSYDNGSTNERSAVDYLRFLPQVVRRSFGEFDLVHANYGLTAPHALAQLRLPVVLSLWGTDLMGRYGPITKACARRADEVVVMSDRMAAALDRPCHVIPHGVDLDLFEPMPTDDARAELGWDADADHVLFPYPPARGVKDYPRAERVVDRVRDRLEGEVAFHTVTGEPHERMPVYMNAADVLLLTSRHEGSPNAVKEALACNLPVVSTDVGDVPERLDGVAHSRVARSDAQLVDGVVAALRAGERSDGRAAAEEVSAEETGARLLAVYEEVLS
- a CDS encoding flippase, which codes for MDLAKRLSRGIQAIFAANLVTMLAKAGLLLLLTRVLLTPEQYGELNFALSVLGGLAILATLGLPKSAARYVTEFAEQRPGMVPHVIVRSLGFLLFFTLLIAGGTALFGDEVATRFGVPSLVPVLGVGALFIAATALSAYTRQLFQAFNSVEWSGVVGVISGVSRLLFVALFVWLGYGVAGALFGYVAGLALGVLIGGVVLYRRFYSTYEPDVDPDASVSRRILEYSVPLTATRSANVIDKKVDTVLVGVLVDMTAVGFYTIGKAVSDFVSMPASSLGYTISPALSEQRSKGSEARAARIYQTTLRYVLLAYIPAVAGLILVAEPMVRYVFGSGYDGASPVVQVFGLFILVNAINKVTSDGLDYLGRARSRAIVKTVMALANVVLNLVLIPLMGVVGAAVATVITFSFYTFANVYIIHQELPLNPRDLVGVFGAAVAVTLVMSIVVWLTLPYVSGVPTLIGAVVLGAATWAVLSIAGGLLDPNEVTRLIG
- a CDS encoding NAD-dependent epimerase/dehydratase family protein, whose protein sequence is MDTVNGRETETAAIDADITGRTVLVTGGAGFVGSHLARALVRDNEVRVLDDCSTGQPDNVPGDATLYEGDLLDEGLLQDAIDGVDLVFHEAGLVSVPKSVECPVESNRVNVAGTLAVLEAARSVDARVVLASSVAIYGDPETVPVDESHPTRPTSPYATDKLAIDHYARVYHERYGLETVSLRYFNVYGPGQSTGSYAGVVSTFLEQVRSGQPITVEGDGSQTRDFVHVADVVRANLAAATTEHVGEAFNIGTGDSVTIRELAELIADVAGATAGITHVHPRPGDVERSRADISKARRLLGFEPSVDLHTGIAELASRQCLER
- a CDS encoding DUF1616 domain-containing protein; its protein translation is MSDSGGGRRGGKGDLNRTPVDVVLSAIYAVLVGAVALTGSIRGPAMVVLAGPLVLFLPGYALLSALAPGSANSAGDAVSAPPIGGVTIGWFERASLSVGISVAVLPLLVVLLAALGYQPTRTTVSVTLVGFVVLASALGAARRLALPEENRYGLPVDRWLREFRTFAGSRRATRVDKTGAVVLGVLVVLALAGMSVGLAAPPDGESYTEVALLTPSEDGPVAAGYPDAVANDEPLELVLSIENDLGRTTAYEYVVVLDRVSLSADSTEVTVLERDALERGNVSLADDETATRTLSLVPSMLGSDLRLSVFVYEGAAPEFPSRTTADKHLYIWVDVEDSG
- a CDS encoding metal-dependent hydrolase produces the protein MWPWDHVAVAYLAYAVYARARGRRPSDAAALAVVAAAVAPDMIDKPLSWWLAVFPSGRSLGHSAFTAVGVVAITGAVQRRVGAVGFTPAVAIGYVSHLLGDMAYPLLVKDTLSVEFLLWPLVPAVNDPTPAPFTYVAELFAAYLGYLTTPAGATYLVLDLVFLLGTATLWIRDGAPGARWIREWTTDSDEE
- a CDS encoding right-handed parallel beta-helix repeat-containing protein, with translation MRPDWRSDIRRGGIVALVAVMVVAMAAPATSAATASAADSLGPGPTTYIDGCTTLDDAGTYVLDRDVRSTDGDCFTVTADDVRLLGAGHAVIGENATGSAIVVDGATGVHVEGFDAVDWWRGVTVVDAADVTVEDVAVENASADGVRVRDSAGVTVVNGSVVASGGHGIAVLESETTTVERMRIVNNTGDGVSVRRSETTTVRASAIVNNGGMGVAVADDSDPIERTPDVPSWLLPLLGGGGYDGLGGLFAPTDAAPDRASVVVAENRIAANRYEGVFVRGQNGSRISGNVVSGATDGISLVNASDGTVVGNNVSGSTDDGIALASTGATTVAENRLVDNANDGVYVFGSGNVLTNNTLAGNGDDGLDLDSGVDNRVISNVAHDNVDDGVFLREADSNVVARNVLRDNGDDGFDIRGSTDNDVHNNTVCRNANRDMQVRLGVEGNDVRDNSC